One Mycobacterium marseillense DNA window includes the following coding sequences:
- a CDS encoding helix-turn-helix transcriptional regulator, whose amino-acid sequence MPDREPLAAFLRARRERLKPADVGLADSGRRRVAGLRREEVAMLAGISADYYLRLEQGRTTQPSDQVLAALAGALQLDDDAAEYMRNLARPALPRRSGSAAPVEKVDLGLRTLIDNWQLIPAYVQDRHMNVLAANSMAQALLPYFAPGFNQLRTAFLDSDFPAWVRNWDEVTEMLVSWLRFNFAEDRSNDPELVSLINELSDASPRFRSLWARQEVKQKTSGPAPFYHPRVGPLTLCYRVFMLPDMRQTMIAYYAEPGTRSEESLRLLSSLVHSG is encoded by the coding sequence ATGCCTGATCGTGAACCGCTGGCGGCGTTTCTTCGGGCCCGTCGAGAACGGTTGAAGCCTGCTGATGTCGGCCTTGCCGACAGCGGGCGTCGCCGGGTGGCGGGTTTGCGTCGTGAGGAAGTGGCGATGCTTGCGGGCATAAGCGCCGACTACTATCTGCGGCTTGAGCAAGGCCGAACGACTCAGCCCTCTGATCAGGTACTCGCGGCTTTGGCCGGCGCGCTACAACTCGATGATGACGCGGCCGAGTACATGCGCAACTTGGCTCGGCCTGCTTTACCACGCCGTTCCGGTTCGGCCGCGCCGGTTGAGAAAGTTGATCTCGGCCTGCGGACATTGATTGACAATTGGCAATTGATTCCCGCATATGTTCAGGACCGGCACATGAACGTTTTAGCGGCCAACTCGATGGCTCAAGCGCTGTTGCCTTATTTCGCACCGGGATTCAACCAGCTGCGGACGGCGTTTTTGGACTCGGACTTTCCCGCTTGGGTGCGCAACTGGGACGAGGTAACCGAGATGCTCGTGTCATGGCTTCGGTTCAACTTCGCCGAAGACCGCTCAAACGACCCCGAACTGGTATCGCTCATCAACGAGCTCAGCGACGCTAGCCCACGGTTTCGCAGCTTGTGGGCGCGCCAAGAGGTCAAGCAAAAGACGAGCGGGCCAGCTCCGTTCTACCACCCCAGAGTTGGGCCGCTCACGCTGTGTTACCGAGTATTCATGCTGCCCGACATGAGGCAGACGATGATTGCCTACTACGCCGAACCTGGCACGCGTTCGGAGGAAAGCTTGCGTCTGCTCTCCAGTCTCGTGCATTCGGGGTAG
- a CDS encoding class I SAM-dependent methyltransferase: MAELMDWDDAYHENGIFSGLPPWGIGRPQPQIADLISQGMFRSDVLDAGCGYGDTSLVLAALGYTVVGIDRSVIAIDAAVEERRRRRLPNATFVSSDITSLTGYEDRFATVVDSALFHALPVTKRDDYLNSIRRASAPGASLYILTFTQAAFPEDPGYPIPNVVTRNELGDAVGRHWTIDEIRPAFIHAYAPQTRSSPRFDLDADGYEKLPALLLTAHRP; encoded by the coding sequence ATGGCAGAACTGATGGATTGGGACGACGCCTACCACGAGAACGGGATCTTCAGTGGCCTGCCGCCATGGGGCATCGGTCGACCGCAACCACAGATCGCCGACCTCATCAGTCAAGGGATGTTTCGCAGCGATGTGCTCGACGCCGGCTGCGGCTACGGTGACACTTCGCTTGTTTTGGCGGCGTTGGGCTACACCGTCGTCGGAATCGACCGAAGTGTGATTGCGATAGACGCGGCAGTCGAGGAGCGCCGCCGCCGACGGCTGCCCAACGCAACGTTCGTGTCGTCCGACATCACGTCCCTTACTGGTTACGAAGATCGGTTCGCGACCGTCGTCGACAGCGCGCTGTTTCATGCACTTCCGGTAACGAAGCGCGACGACTACTTGAATTCGATACGCCGGGCGTCCGCGCCTGGCGCCTCGCTGTACATCCTGACATTCACCCAGGCGGCGTTCCCCGAAGATCCCGGATATCCGATTCCCAACGTAGTCACGAGAAACGAACTGGGCGACGCAGTAGGCAGGCATTGGACCATCGATGAGATCCGGCCGGCGTTCATTCACGCCTATGCGCCACAAACCCGTTCAAGCCCCAGGTTCGATTTGGACGCCGACGGATACGAAAAGCTGCCGGCGTTGCTACTCACCGCCCACCGGCCTTGA
- a CDS encoding alpha/beta fold hydrolase: MAKRLRAAGHRSIALTLPGLNDGEDPSGYRLTDAVDYVVSQVRGLELDVILVAHSWGGYPATGAAALLAEQVSKVIYFNALVPVCGKSLVDDHPPAGRDLLLHLINDSPDGAIAPTLAYVEELFMQDTAPILQRMVADLLTPQPGGYFLDALHVDPAALTVPTAYIASEDDCAPQWSAAEFASRLGVEPVYVPGTHLSMLTHPDEVAEAIMAA, translated from the coding sequence GTGGCCAAGCGGCTTCGCGCTGCAGGCCATCGCTCGATCGCATTGACTCTGCCGGGTCTCAACGACGGTGAGGATCCGTCGGGTTATCGGCTCACCGACGCGGTGGACTACGTCGTCAGCCAAGTACGCGGGCTCGAACTTGACGTCATCCTGGTTGCGCACAGTTGGGGCGGCTATCCCGCCACGGGCGCGGCTGCACTCCTCGCGGAACAAGTCAGCAAGGTCATTTACTTCAACGCGCTAGTGCCGGTGTGCGGCAAGTCGCTGGTTGACGATCACCCACCCGCCGGCCGCGACTTACTGCTGCATTTGATCAACGATTCGCCTGATGGCGCGATTGCACCGACTCTGGCCTACGTTGAAGAGCTGTTCATGCAGGACACCGCGCCGATACTGCAGCGGATGGTGGCCGATCTCCTGACACCGCAGCCCGGCGGTTACTTCCTAGACGCTTTGCATGTCGATCCCGCAGCTCTGACTGTGCCTACCGCCTACATCGCCAGCGAAGACGATTGCGCACCCCAATGGTCGGCGGCGGAATTTGCGTCCCGACTCGGCGTCGAACCCGTCTACGTTCCAGGAACCCATCTGAGCATGCTGACCCACCCAGACGAAGTGGCCGAAGCAATCATGGCCGCCTGA
- a CDS encoding FAD-dependent oxidoreductase: MTHADRNTAVVLGASMGGLLAARVLADFYQRVTVVERDVLPDVPVNRRGVPQGRHPHALLGRAVEIIGNLFPGIFDQLTADGAIRWDDGDMSRFWSKFAGHLMVRSSIPDPASLTDYHLSRPLLEHAVRRAVRKIPNIEFLEEHDFVGLTADTDRARITGARVQKRGGTDETVIAADLVVDATGRGSRAPVFLEELGYRRPREDEIEVRIAYATVPVRIPRGTLHELVVTNYPISSRPTMFAMFACENDMYLVLGGGVGGQDPPADVTELLDLAATLAPSHITAALQSAEILGDLAQYRIPSNRWRRYDKLARLPAGLLVFADAICSFNPIYGQGMTVAALEAEVLRDCLRRGDRNLPGRFYGKSSKKIRVAWRTAVGSDLMLPQVPGRRPLSVRVMNSYMDRVLTAAETDSLVAQQFFRVVQMLDGPSALIRPHIVGCIAKASMTRKRCLQPVDRIGQPRQCGTLGTAWPK, translated from the coding sequence ATGACACACGCGGATCGGAACACCGCCGTCGTCTTGGGGGCAAGTATGGGCGGCCTGCTGGCCGCACGAGTCCTGGCCGACTTCTACCAGCGGGTCACCGTGGTGGAACGTGACGTCCTGCCCGACGTTCCGGTAAACCGGCGTGGCGTGCCGCAGGGACGACATCCGCACGCGCTGTTGGGCAGGGCCGTGGAAATAATCGGCAACCTGTTTCCCGGCATATTCGATCAGCTGACAGCCGATGGCGCCATTAGGTGGGACGACGGCGACATGTCGAGATTCTGGTCGAAGTTCGCGGGCCATCTAATGGTGCGCTCGTCAATTCCCGACCCCGCATCGTTGACGGACTATCACCTGAGCCGACCGCTTCTCGAGCACGCGGTACGCCGTGCAGTGCGCAAAATACCGAACATCGAGTTTCTTGAAGAGCACGACTTCGTGGGCTTAACAGCCGACACCGATCGTGCCCGTATCACCGGCGCGCGCGTCCAAAAGCGTGGTGGCACAGACGAAACCGTGATCGCCGCGGATCTCGTTGTCGACGCGACCGGGCGGGGGTCCCGCGCACCGGTATTCCTGGAAGAACTCGGATACCGCCGGCCCCGGGAAGACGAGATCGAGGTACGAATCGCATACGCCACTGTGCCCGTGCGTATTCCGCGCGGAACGCTGCACGAACTCGTGGTGACCAACTATCCCATTTCGTCCCGCCCGACGATGTTTGCCATGTTCGCCTGCGAGAACGATATGTATCTGGTGCTCGGCGGCGGCGTCGGCGGCCAAGATCCGCCGGCTGACGTGACCGAATTGCTCGACCTCGCCGCCACACTTGCTCCTTCCCACATCACCGCAGCCCTGCAGTCGGCTGAGATCCTTGGCGACCTCGCGCAGTATCGAATTCCGTCCAACCGGTGGCGACGCTATGACAAGCTGGCCCGACTGCCAGCGGGGTTACTCGTGTTCGCGGACGCAATCTGTTCGTTCAACCCCATTTACGGTCAAGGCATGACCGTCGCCGCCCTCGAAGCCGAGGTGCTACGTGACTGTCTGCGCCGAGGAGACCGTAACCTGCCGGGACGGTTCTACGGCAAGTCGTCCAAAAAGATTCGCGTGGCTTGGCGCACGGCGGTCGGCTCAGATCTGATGCTCCCGCAGGTCCCCGGCAGACGGCCGCTGTCCGTTCGCGTCATGAACTCCTACATGGACCGGGTTCTCACCGCAGCCGAGACGGATTCGCTTGTAGCGCAGCAATTCTTCCGGGTGGTGCAGATGCTGGACGGCCCCTCAGCGCTGATCCGCCCGCACATAGTTGGCTGCATCGCCAAGGCAAGCATGACGCGGAAGCGCTGTCTTCAGCCGGTCGACCGGATCGGGCAACCACGCCAGTGCGGCACGCTCGGCACCGCCTGGCCCAAATAG
- a CDS encoding cupin domain-containing protein: MGALEVFGPIVEFLTPEDDEQVCVMRAVIPAGATVPLHSHDDFEHFYILAGAHQILVQGDRGPQWHDACAGDYVRLPGDVPHAIRNALEEPAVVLIVTTPRMGTFFREVGRPAGSPPPTAHEVGRFLEIAERYGYLLATPEQNAAVGITLPASSRDEPPELENTHAAI; the protein is encoded by the coding sequence ATGGGAGCGTTGGAGGTTTTTGGACCCATCGTCGAGTTCCTGACGCCGGAAGACGACGAGCAGGTATGCGTCATGCGCGCGGTCATCCCCGCCGGGGCGACGGTGCCGCTGCACAGCCACGACGATTTTGAGCATTTCTACATCCTGGCCGGCGCGCACCAAATCCTGGTCCAAGGCGACCGCGGCCCGCAATGGCACGACGCCTGCGCCGGGGATTATGTCCGGTTGCCGGGCGACGTTCCACACGCCATTCGAAACGCCTTGGAAGAACCCGCCGTCGTCCTGATAGTAACCACGCCACGCATGGGCACGTTCTTCCGCGAAGTCGGGCGGCCCGCGGGTTCCCCGCCACCGACTGCCCACGAGGTCGGTCGCTTCCTCGAGATAGCGGAACGTTACGGGTACCTGCTGGCAACACCGGAACAAAACGCAGCGGTCGGCATCACGCTGCCCGCCTCATCGCGTGACGAGCCCCCCGAGCTGGAGAACACGCATGCTGCTATCTGA
- a CDS encoding GMC family oxidoreductase has product MLLSEIAPHYDFVVCGSGSSGSVVAGRLAEDPDVTVLLLEAGGTDDVPAVQNPLQWPHNLGSERDWGFVSEPNAHLNGRSISHSMGKVLGGGSSINVMAWARGHRSDWDYFAAEAGDESWGYESVLEIYRRIEDWHGPADPDRGVGGPLFNAPAREPNPLAAAIVEGARSVGIPSYPSNNSAMMVAEGGASLIDLRLRNEMRQSTFRGYVYPLLQRSNLSVLTGATVTRLLFKDKRVTAVEFYCGGTNYNVSAMSEVVISLGAINTPKVLMQSGIGDADELRRFAIPVVSHLPGVGRNFQDHPRIDCVWEYREPLEPHNNGAEVMVLSKSDLVLEAPDLQICVAELPLSSAENIAVYGLPEHGWTACAGVLRPKSRGRVRLTGPDPAHPVAIEDNRLAHEEDFKAALAAVKLCREVGNSVPVQRFNKREVMPGDLANHELERFIRDGTETFWHQSCTAKMGRDAMSVVDANLRVYGVEGLRIADGSIMPRITTGNTMAPCVVIGERASDILKAEHGLARTG; this is encoded by the coding sequence ATGCTGCTATCTGAGATTGCGCCACACTACGACTTTGTGGTGTGCGGGTCAGGCTCATCGGGATCAGTGGTGGCAGGGCGACTCGCCGAAGACCCGGATGTCACCGTGCTCTTGCTGGAGGCCGGCGGTACCGACGACGTCCCGGCCGTCCAAAATCCCTTGCAATGGCCGCACAACCTAGGTAGCGAGCGCGACTGGGGGTTCGTCTCGGAGCCGAATGCTCACCTCAACGGGAGATCGATCTCGCACTCCATGGGCAAAGTGCTCGGTGGGGGGTCCAGCATCAACGTGATGGCATGGGCACGCGGGCACCGCAGCGACTGGGACTACTTTGCCGCCGAGGCGGGCGACGAATCCTGGGGGTATGAGTCGGTGCTTGAAATCTATCGTCGGATCGAAGACTGGCACGGGCCCGCCGACCCCGACCGCGGTGTCGGCGGCCCGCTCTTCAACGCACCCGCGCGCGAACCCAATCCGCTGGCCGCGGCGATCGTTGAGGGCGCACGCTCGGTGGGAATCCCTAGCTACCCAAGCAACAACAGCGCCATGATGGTGGCCGAGGGCGGTGCCTCTCTCATTGATCTCCGACTACGCAATGAGATGCGGCAGTCGACGTTTCGCGGCTACGTCTATCCGCTTCTACAACGGTCGAACCTTTCAGTTCTCACCGGTGCGACGGTGACACGACTGCTCTTTAAGGACAAGCGGGTGACCGCAGTGGAGTTCTACTGCGGTGGGACGAATTACAACGTTTCCGCGATGAGCGAGGTGGTCATTTCCCTTGGTGCGATCAACACGCCAAAAGTACTTATGCAGTCAGGCATCGGCGACGCTGATGAGCTGCGCCGCTTCGCCATACCCGTTGTGTCCCACCTTCCCGGCGTGGGACGAAACTTTCAAGACCACCCGCGTATCGACTGCGTATGGGAGTACCGCGAGCCGCTCGAGCCGCACAACAACGGGGCAGAAGTGATGGTCCTTTCCAAAAGCGACCTTGTACTCGAGGCTCCCGATCTGCAGATATGCGTTGCGGAATTGCCCTTGTCCAGCGCAGAAAATATCGCCGTCTATGGACTACCGGAGCACGGTTGGACGGCGTGTGCTGGCGTGCTCCGACCAAAGAGCCGCGGGCGGGTCCGCCTAACCGGCCCGGATCCGGCCCACCCGGTGGCGATCGAGGACAACAGGTTGGCGCACGAAGAGGACTTCAAGGCCGCGCTAGCCGCCGTTAAGCTGTGCCGCGAAGTCGGTAACTCGGTTCCGGTGCAACGCTTCAACAAACGCGAGGTGATGCCCGGCGATCTGGCCAACCATGAGCTTGAGCGGTTCATCCGCGACGGGACTGAAACCTTCTGGCATCAATCCTGCACGGCGAAAATGGGTCGAGACGCCATGTCGGTGGTGGATGCAAATCTTAGAGTCTATGGGGTAGAGGGACTTCGAATCGCCGACGGCTCGATTATGCCGCGCATCACCACCGGCAACACGATGGCTCCCTGTGTAGTGATTGGAGAGCGTGCAAGCGACATTCTCAAAGCCGAGCACGGGCTAGCACGGACCGGCTGA
- a CDS encoding NDMA-dependent alcohol dehydrogenase: protein MKSKAAVLRGVGVDWEVTEVELDPPHAGEVLVKMAYAGICHSDEHFYTGDSVPTAEMEEMMRASGLPVPEWFPMLGGHEGSGVVEAVGPGVTTLKPGDHVAVSFLPACGNCRWCASGYTYLCDVGADIYSKAMTTDGTRRRHLGDEDLMAMMQVGTFSEYVVASERSLVKVHDWIPLEAASLVSCGVTTGFGSGSVAAGTQPGDTVVVVGVGGIGMNAVQGAKVAGAKHIVAVDPNEFKREIAPTFGATHTAADTGAATDLVKEITWGVMADRVVLTPGVVPGDMIFTAMMLLRKGGTCVLTGMPKITDLMVPIVLTDMVSSCKTFKGVLYGELNPREAMPKLLAMYEAGLIKLDELVTQKYKLDDINEAMKDLRAGKNIRGVIAFE from the coding sequence ATGAAGTCCAAAGCAGCGGTGTTGCGCGGTGTCGGTGTGGACTGGGAAGTCACCGAAGTAGAGCTCGATCCGCCGCACGCGGGCGAAGTGCTGGTCAAAATGGCCTATGCGGGGATCTGTCACTCCGACGAACACTTCTATACCGGCGACAGTGTGCCGACCGCGGAGATGGAGGAGATGATGCGGGCGTCGGGCCTTCCGGTGCCCGAATGGTTTCCCATGCTCGGCGGGCACGAGGGTTCCGGCGTCGTCGAAGCGGTCGGGCCCGGGGTGACGACGCTGAAGCCCGGTGACCACGTGGCGGTCTCGTTCCTGCCCGCCTGTGGCAACTGCCGATGGTGTGCCAGCGGCTACACCTACCTGTGCGACGTGGGCGCTGACATCTATAGCAAGGCGATGACCACCGACGGCACCCGCCGTCGCCACCTCGGCGACGAAGACCTGATGGCCATGATGCAGGTCGGCACTTTCTCCGAGTACGTGGTGGCCTCCGAACGCTCGCTGGTCAAAGTCCACGACTGGATCCCCCTCGAGGCCGCCTCGCTGGTGTCCTGCGGGGTGACGACGGGATTCGGGTCGGGATCGGTGGCGGCAGGCACGCAACCCGGCGATACCGTCGTCGTAGTCGGTGTCGGCGGAATCGGCATGAACGCGGTGCAGGGCGCGAAAGTCGCCGGCGCCAAGCACATCGTGGCGGTCGACCCCAATGAGTTCAAACGTGAGATCGCACCGACGTTCGGCGCCACCCATACCGCTGCCGACACCGGTGCCGCAACGGATCTGGTCAAGGAGATCACCTGGGGCGTGATGGCCGACCGGGTCGTTCTCACACCCGGGGTCGTGCCCGGCGACATGATATTCACCGCGATGATGTTGTTGCGCAAGGGCGGAACCTGTGTGCTGACCGGGATGCCGAAGATCACCGACCTGATGGTGCCGATCGTCCTCACTGACATGGTCAGTTCGTGCAAGACGTTCAAAGGCGTGCTCTACGGCGAGCTGAACCCGCGCGAGGCCATGCCGAAACTCTTGGCGATGTACGAGGCGGGCCTGATCAAGCTCGACGAGCTGGTCACGCAGAAATACAAGCTCGACGACATCAACGAGGCCATGAAAGACCTTCGCGCCGGCAAGAACATCCGCGGCGTCATCGCTTTCGAATAG
- a CDS encoding aldehyde dehydrogenase family protein, with amino-acid sequence MVNHESRMLIDGKLVESETGRQFNNINPATEEVLGATSDGTRADMERAIAAARHAFDNTEWSRSGDARAAGLRQLQAALEAEREELRTELVAEVGCPVLSTYGPQLDVPLNEALTWPADMIGEFAWKRPLPDKDAFGMGSLTAREVWKEPVGVVGVITPWNFPFEIVLNKIGPILAMGNTCVLKPAPDTPWNATRIGRIIAEHTDIPPGVINIVPSSEHLVGEVISTSPLVDMVAFTGSTATGRRVMAAAAETVKPTFLELGGKSVYTVLDEDGDISGAVGGSAFICMHAGQGCAMPTRLLVPSSRYDEAVEIVKAAMEKNKYGDPTDPSVLQGPVVSKKQHDRVLGYIEKGKQEGARLVTGGGIPKHLPKGYFVEPTVFASVDNKMTIAQEEIFGPVLSVIGFDGDDDAVRIANESIYGLSGMVFANDLDRAKSVASRIRTGTLGINGGLWYGADAPFGGYKQSGVGRQCGIEGLEIFTETKTVGWPAS; translated from the coding sequence ATGGTGAACCACGAATCCCGAATGCTCATCGACGGCAAGCTCGTCGAGTCCGAGACCGGACGGCAGTTCAACAACATCAACCCGGCGACGGAAGAGGTCCTCGGCGCCACCAGCGACGGGACCCGCGCCGACATGGAACGCGCCATCGCCGCCGCGCGGCATGCGTTCGACAACACCGAGTGGTCACGCAGCGGCGATGCGCGCGCCGCCGGACTGCGGCAATTGCAGGCAGCGCTCGAGGCGGAACGTGAGGAGCTGCGCACCGAGCTCGTCGCCGAAGTGGGCTGCCCCGTGCTGTCCACCTACGGGCCGCAACTCGACGTGCCCCTCAACGAGGCGTTGACCTGGCCCGCCGACATGATCGGCGAATTCGCCTGGAAGCGTCCGCTTCCCGACAAGGACGCGTTCGGCATGGGCAGCCTCACGGCCCGCGAGGTCTGGAAAGAACCGGTCGGCGTCGTCGGTGTCATCACCCCGTGGAACTTCCCCTTCGAGATCGTCCTCAACAAGATCGGCCCCATCCTGGCGATGGGCAACACCTGCGTGCTCAAGCCCGCCCCGGACACGCCGTGGAACGCCACCAGGATCGGCCGGATCATCGCCGAACACACCGACATCCCGCCCGGGGTGATCAACATCGTCCCCTCCTCTGAGCACCTTGTCGGGGAGGTGATTTCGACGTCGCCGTTGGTCGACATGGTGGCATTCACCGGATCGACGGCCACCGGCAGGCGCGTCATGGCCGCCGCTGCCGAGACCGTCAAACCCACCTTCCTCGAACTCGGCGGCAAGTCCGTGTACACGGTGCTGGACGAAGACGGTGACATCAGCGGCGCGGTCGGCGGCAGCGCGTTCATCTGCATGCACGCCGGGCAGGGCTGCGCGATGCCCACCCGCCTTCTGGTGCCGAGCTCTCGTTACGACGAAGCGGTCGAAATCGTCAAGGCCGCCATGGAAAAGAACAAATACGGCGACCCGACCGATCCCTCGGTGCTGCAGGGGCCCGTGGTGTCCAAGAAGCAGCATGACCGGGTCCTGGGATACATCGAGAAGGGCAAGCAGGAAGGCGCCCGACTGGTCACCGGCGGCGGGATCCCCAAGCACCTGCCGAAGGGCTATTTTGTCGAGCCGACCGTGTTCGCGAGTGTCGACAACAAGATGACCATCGCGCAGGAGGAGATCTTCGGGCCGGTGCTTTCGGTCATCGGATTCGACGGCGACGACGACGCCGTGCGGATCGCCAACGAATCGATCTACGGCCTGTCGGGCATGGTGTTCGCCAACGACCTCGACCGCGCCAAATCCGTGGCGAGTCGGATCCGAACCGGCACGCTCGGCATCAATGGCGGGCTCTGGTATGGCGCAGACGCGCCTTTCGGCGGCTACAAACAGTCGGGCGTCGGCCGGCAATGCGGCATCGAGGGACTCGAGATCTTCACCGAGACAAAGACTGTCGGCTGGCCGGCTTCATGA